A portion of the Segatella copri DSM 18205 genome contains these proteins:
- the ftsY gene encoding signal recognition particle-docking protein FtsY: MGLFGLFSNKKKETLDKGLEKTKESVFGKLARAVAGKSTVDDDVLDDLEEVLITSDVGVETTVKIIRRIEERVARDKYVSTSELNRILREEIAILLSENHSDDLADWELPADHKPYVILVVGVNGVGKTTTIGKLAYQFKKAGKKVVLGAADTFRAAAVEQICIWGERVGVPVVKQQMGSDPASVAFDTLQSAKANGADVVLIDTAGRLHNKVNLMNELKKIKEVMKKVMPEAPDEVMLVLDGSTGQNAFEQAKQFSAVTNISSLAITKLDGTAKGGVVIGISDQLKVPVKYIGLGEGMEDLQLFNKTEFVDSLFKN, encoded by the coding sequence ATGGGATTATTCGGATTATTCAGCAACAAAAAGAAGGAAACTCTCGATAAGGGACTTGAAAAAACCAAGGAGAGTGTGTTCGGCAAACTGGCGCGCGCCGTTGCCGGAAAGTCTACCGTCGATGATGATGTGCTCGACGATCTCGAAGAGGTACTCATCACTTCAGACGTAGGTGTAGAAACCACGGTCAAGATTATCCGCCGCATCGAAGAACGTGTGGCCCGCGATAAATATGTTTCAACCAGCGAGCTCAACCGCATTCTGCGCGAGGAAATCGCCATTCTCCTCTCCGAGAATCACAGCGATGACCTGGCAGACTGGGAACTTCCTGCCGACCATAAGCCTTACGTTATCCTCGTAGTAGGCGTAAACGGCGTGGGCAAGACAACCACCATCGGCAAGCTGGCTTACCAGTTTAAGAAGGCTGGCAAGAAGGTTGTTCTGGGAGCTGCCGACACCTTCCGTGCCGCTGCCGTAGAGCAGATTTGCATCTGGGGCGAGCGCGTGGGTGTGCCTGTAGTGAAACAGCAGATGGGAAGCGACCCGGCAAGCGTGGCGTTCGACACCCTGCAGAGCGCCAAGGCAAACGGCGCCGACGTGGTGCTCATCGATACGGCAGGCCGACTGCACAACAAGGTGAACCTGATGAATGAGCTCAAGAAAATAAAGGAAGTGATGAAGAAGGTAATGCCTGAAGCACCAGACGAGGTAATGCTCGTGCTCGACGGAAGTACCGGACAGAATGCATTCGAGCAGGCTAAACAGTTCTCTGCCGTTACCAACATCTCCTCGCTCGCCATCACCAAGCTCGACGGAACCGCTAAGGGCGGTGTTGTCATCGGCATCAGCGACCAGCTCAAGGTGCCTGTAAAATACATCGGACTGGGCGAAGGTATGGAAGATCTGCAGCTTTTCAACAAGACAGAATTCGTAGACTCGCTCTTTAAAAATTAG
- the rimO gene encoding 30S ribosomal protein S12 methylthiotransferase RimO produces the protein MKKNQIDIITLGCSKNLVDSELLMKQFEANGYHCVHDSKRPQGEIAVINTCGFIEDAKQESIDTILEFIQAKEEGRLRKLYVMGCLSQRYQKELEEEMPEVDKFYGKFNYKQLLQELGKAEVSSCNGQRHLTTPRHYAYIKIAEGCNRHCAYCAIPIITGKHVSRPKEEILQEVRELVAEGVKEFQIIAQELTYYGVDIDGKHHITELISEMADIPGVKWIRLHYAYPNQFPMDLLDVMREKPNVCKYLDIALQHISDHMLTSMHRHVTKQETINLLKAIRERVPGIHIRTTLMVGFPGETDEDFHELLDFVREQRFERMGAFAYSEEEGTYSATHYEDNVPAEVKQRRLDELMILQQDISSEIEADKVGKNMTVIIDRKEGDYYIGRTEFCSPEVDPEVLIRADEKRLRVGCFYQVEITASEEFDLYGKVVK, from the coding sequence ATGAAGAAAAATCAGATAGATATTATTACCCTGGGCTGCTCGAAGAATCTCGTAGACAGCGAGTTGCTGATGAAGCAGTTTGAGGCAAACGGCTACCATTGCGTTCACGATTCCAAGCGCCCTCAGGGCGAGATAGCCGTCATCAATACGTGCGGATTCATCGAGGATGCAAAGCAGGAAAGCATCGACACCATCCTGGAGTTTATCCAGGCTAAGGAAGAAGGCCGACTCAGAAAGCTCTACGTAATGGGCTGCCTCTCGCAGCGCTACCAGAAGGAACTGGAAGAAGAAATGCCCGAAGTGGATAAGTTCTACGGCAAATTCAACTACAAGCAGCTTCTGCAGGAACTCGGCAAGGCGGAAGTTTCATCCTGCAACGGCCAGCGTCATCTCACCACTCCGCGCCATTATGCCTACATCAAGATAGCTGAGGGCTGCAACCGCCACTGTGCCTACTGCGCCATTCCTATCATCACCGGCAAGCACGTTTCCCGTCCGAAGGAAGAGATTCTGCAGGAGGTGCGCGAACTGGTGGCAGAAGGCGTGAAGGAGTTTCAGATTATCGCTCAGGAACTCACCTACTATGGTGTAGATATTGACGGCAAGCATCATATTACCGAACTCATCAGCGAGATGGCTGATATTCCGGGCGTGAAATGGATTCGCCTGCATTACGCTTATCCAAACCAGTTCCCAATGGATCTTCTGGACGTGATGCGCGAGAAGCCAAACGTATGCAAATATCTCGACATTGCCCTCCAGCACATCAGCGACCACATGCTCACCAGCATGCATCGCCACGTAACGAAGCAGGAAACCATCAATCTGCTGAAGGCCATCCGCGAACGCGTGCCAGGCATTCACATCCGCACTACGCTGATGGTTGGTTTCCCAGGCGAGACAGATGAGGATTTCCACGAACTCCTCGACTTTGTACGCGAACAGAGATTTGAGCGCATGGGCGCCTTTGCCTACTCTGAGGAAGAAGGAACCTACAGCGCCACCCACTACGAAGACAACGTGCCTGCCGAGGTAAAACAGCGCCGACTGGACGAACTGATGATTCTGCAGCAAGACATCAGCTCTGAGATTGAGGCTGATAAGGTGGGCAAAAACATGACCGTTATCATCGACCGCAAGGAAGGCGATTACTACATCGGACGAACAGAGTTCTGCTCTCCGGAAGTAGACCCTGAGGTTCTGATCCGTGCCGACGAGAAGCGTCTGCGTGTGGGTTGTTTCTATCAGGTAGAAATTACTGCAAGCGAGGAATTTGACCTCTATGGCAAGGTGGTGAAATAA
- a CDS encoding HU family DNA-binding protein: MNNKEYIAELAQQTGYSQEDTQKLVRKAIDAMIAEFEDGEAVSIPNFGTFEVKKRMERVVVNPTTKKRQLVPPKLVLGFRPVASVKEKLKNGGDEQ, translated from the coding sequence ATGAACAATAAGGAATACATCGCTGAACTGGCTCAGCAAACCGGCTATTCGCAGGAAGACACCCAGAAGTTGGTGCGCAAGGCGATAGACGCTATGATTGCCGAGTTTGAGGATGGAGAAGCTGTCTCTATCCCCAATTTTGGCACCTTCGAAGTGAAGAAGCGCATGGAGCGAGTGGTGGTTAATCCTACTACCAAGAAGCGCCAGCTGGTGCCGCCTAAGTTGGTGTTGGGTTTCCGACCGGTTGCTTCGGTCAAGGAAAAACTAAAGAATGGAGGGGATGAGCAATGA
- a CDS encoding HU family DNA-binding protein: MSKFSLNTLGKLLADKSGLSQVEAELFIRKMFDVCNQGLDADKQVKIKWLGTFKVQATKDRESINVNTGERFTIEGRDKLTFTPDNILKEIVNKPFAQFETVVVNDGVDFDEIDEKFGEEQTEDAPAQVIDFLDEEKTATPNPEVVVIGSEKEKEKEDEDELAKQIAIEQAKLERLKQAQLEQERIQKEKQEQERLEQERLEQERLEQERLEQERLEQERLEQERLEQERLEQEKLELAQQQQALKAVVEPAVPASDESEEEEEEEESSNSHHIVIPRYLVVAVCLIVVALIGGMGWFAFNYGQMTAQRDHLAMQLNQYHQAPAKKVPAKPAAAPLSQEQKLRQKAMEDSIRMAKTAEAVKLAENSDEESASAEKAKQTEAKAKAEAKEKAKDKAEEKATSKIASSQYDKDARVRTGAYRIIGVAQTVTVGAGQTLEQISTRYLGSGMECYVEALNGTSTVKAGQKIKIPKLELKKKKK; encoded by the coding sequence ATGAGCAAATTCAGTTTAAATACACTCGGAAAACTGCTTGCTGATAAGAGCGGTCTGAGCCAGGTGGAAGCAGAACTCTTCATCCGGAAGATGTTTGATGTGTGCAACCAGGGACTCGATGCCGACAAGCAGGTGAAGATAAAATGGCTGGGTACCTTTAAGGTACAGGCCACGAAAGACCGTGAAAGCATCAATGTGAACACGGGCGAGCGCTTCACCATTGAAGGCAGAGACAAACTCACCTTCACGCCTGACAACATCCTGAAAGAAATCGTGAACAAGCCATTCGCCCAATTTGAAACGGTGGTGGTAAATGACGGCGTAGATTTCGATGAAATAGATGAGAAGTTTGGAGAAGAACAGACAGAAGATGCACCTGCACAAGTAATCGATTTTCTGGACGAAGAAAAAACTGCAACTCCAAATCCGGAGGTTGTCGTAATCGGATCTGAAAAGGAAAAGGAAAAAGAAGACGAAGACGAACTGGCAAAGCAAATTGCTATTGAACAAGCTAAACTGGAAAGATTAAAACAAGCCCAACTGGAGCAGGAAAGAATACAAAAAGAAAAGCAAGAGCAGGAAAGGCTGGAGCAGGAAAGGCTGGAACAGGAAAGACTGGAGCAAGAAAGGCTTGAGCAGGAAAGACTGGAACAAGAAAGACTTGAGCAAGAAAGACTGGAGCAGGAAAGACTGGAGCAAGAGAAGCTTGAATTAGCCCAGCAACAGCAAGCCCTGAAAGCAGTTGTTGAACCAGCAGTACCTGCATCAGATGAATCTGAAGAAGAAGAGGAGGAAGAAGAATCTTCCAATTCTCATCATATTGTTATTCCTCGCTATCTGGTCGTAGCAGTCTGTCTCATCGTAGTAGCTTTGATTGGCGGAATGGGATGGTTTGCCTTCAACTATGGTCAGATGACTGCCCAGCGCGATCATCTAGCCATGCAGCTAAACCAGTATCATCAGGCTCCAGCCAAGAAAGTCCCAGCCAAACCAGCTGCCGCCCCACTCTCTCAGGAACAGAAACTCCGCCAGAAAGCGATGGAAGACAGCATCCGTATGGCTAAAACTGCAGAAGCAGTAAAACTGGCTGAAAATTCGGATGAGGAAAGTGCTAGCGCTGAAAAAGCTAAGCAGACTGAAGCAAAAGCTAAGGCAGAAGCAAAAGAAAAGGCTAAAGATAAAGCCGAAGAAAAGGCTACTTCGAAAATAGCATCATCCCAGTATGATAAGGATGCTCGCGTACGCACGGGAGCTTACCGAATCATAGGAGTTGCCCAGACCGTTACGGTTGGCGCCGGTCAGACCCTCGAACAGATCAGCACCCGCTATTTAGGTTCCGGCATGGAATGCTACGTAGAAGCCCTGAATGGTACAAGCACCGTAAAGGCCGGACAGAAAATCAAGATTCCGAAACTGGAATTGAAGAAGAAAAAGAAATAA